A part of Amycolatopsis lurida genomic DNA contains:
- a CDS encoding TetR/AcrR family transcriptional regulator: MTTEPAPRWRRLEPDERKEQIFACAARLFADRPYSEVSTSDIAAEAGVARGLINHYFGTKRELYLEIIRRALTVPRLAVEILPDGPLELRADVAIDWFLDMVTSQGKMWLAAIAPEGIGRDLEVERILEEADRESADRVLEAVGLSRESEHGQELNALVRAFGGMVKAAGREWLVRGSLDRAQVHTLLSKSLVTLVGEVFPEIQRAAPRT, translated from the coding sequence ATGACCACCGAGCCGGCGCCGAGATGGCGGAGACTGGAACCGGACGAACGCAAAGAGCAGATCTTCGCCTGCGCGGCCCGCCTTTTCGCCGACCGCCCGTACTCGGAAGTGTCCACTTCGGACATCGCGGCGGAGGCAGGCGTCGCCAGGGGTCTGATCAACCACTACTTCGGCACCAAACGCGAGCTCTACCTGGAGATCATCCGGCGCGCGCTGACCGTGCCGCGGCTCGCCGTCGAGATCCTGCCGGACGGGCCGCTCGAACTGCGTGCCGACGTCGCCATCGACTGGTTCCTGGACATGGTCACCAGCCAGGGAAAGATGTGGCTGGCCGCGATCGCGCCGGAAGGCATCGGCCGCGACCTCGAAGTCGAACGGATCCTGGAGGAGGCCGATCGCGAATCGGCGGACCGGGTGCTCGAAGCGGTCGGGCTCTCCCGTGAGAGCGAACACGGGCAGGAGCTGAACGCGCTGGTCCGCGCGTTCGGCGGGATGGTCAAGGCGGCGGGCCGCGAATGGCTCGTACGCGGCTCGCTCGATCGCGCTCAGGTGCACACGTTGCTCAGCAAGTCGCTGGTCACACTGGTCGGCGAGGTCTTTCCCGAGATCCAGCGGGCAGCCCCGCGCACCTAG
- a CDS encoding TetR/AcrR family transcriptional regulator, which produces MPTFPEDAGPRPRSRAASGRPAVTRDRIVDAALELSAESGLENWTLRQLAAAVDAYPAVVYHHVGDRDTVVVAVLDRVVGELTLPDETLPWREWFDEFLPTVRKVLRRYPGSARRLALFGSSVAAAVPTMNAGIGRLLAAGFGTESPFAYNLLLATACQFVAMEDDRESAMALQLDRSEGYAAYRTRADLPGMAALGESVSALVADPDLAAGYYERLYAYAVQRCLDGLELRLTQLNALGSLTEP; this is translated from the coding sequence ATGCCGACTTTCCCCGAAGACGCGGGCCCCCGCCCCAGGTCCCGCGCGGCTTCCGGACGGCCGGCCGTCACCAGGGACCGGATCGTCGACGCCGCGCTGGAGCTGTCGGCGGAGTCGGGCCTGGAGAACTGGACGCTGCGGCAGCTCGCGGCGGCCGTCGACGCCTACCCCGCGGTCGTTTACCACCACGTGGGCGACCGGGACACCGTCGTCGTCGCGGTGCTGGACCGGGTGGTCGGCGAGCTGACCCTGCCCGACGAAACCCTGCCGTGGCGGGAGTGGTTCGACGAGTTCCTGCCGACCGTGCGGAAAGTGCTGCGCCGCTATCCCGGCTCGGCGCGGCGGCTGGCCCTGTTCGGGTCGTCGGTCGCCGCCGCCGTGCCGACCATGAACGCCGGCATCGGCCGCCTGCTCGCGGCGGGCTTCGGTACCGAGTCGCCGTTCGCCTACAACCTGCTGCTCGCCACCGCCTGCCAGTTCGTCGCGATGGAGGACGACCGCGAGAGCGCGATGGCGCTCCAGCTCGACCGCAGCGAGGGCTACGCCGCGTACCGCACACGCGCGGACTTGCCGGGGATGGCGGCGCTGGGCGAGTCGGTTTCGGCGCTGGTCGCGGACCCCGATCTCGCGGCCGGCTACTACGAGCGTCTCTACGCTTATGCCGTGCAGCGCTGCCTCGACGGGCTGGAACTCAGGCTCACCCAGTTGAACGCTTTGGGAAGTTTGACAGAGCCGTGA
- a CDS encoding alpha/beta fold hydrolase: MPRARVNGLELEYDTFGSPADPPLVLVMGLGAQMVTWEVGFCELLAGGGFHVVRFDNRDVGLSSYLDDLPAPDLAALAAGDPATAPYLLSDLAADVTGLFDALGFGRAHVVGASMGGMIVQQLAIDSPERLLSLTSIMSTTGDPSVGHAEPAALAGLTRPPAATREQAIEDGVAWFKLVGSPGHPSDEEFLRMKATRNHDRANHPAGALRQAAAIVASGDRTAKLRKVRVPALVIHGESDPLINVSGGKATAEAIPDAELLLFPGMGHELPRQLWPAIAGAIVAHARKA; the protein is encoded by the coding sequence ATGCCCCGCGCGCGTGTGAACGGCCTCGAACTCGAGTACGACACCTTCGGCTCCCCCGCGGATCCGCCGCTGGTACTGGTGATGGGCCTCGGCGCCCAGATGGTGACGTGGGAGGTCGGCTTCTGCGAGCTGCTCGCCGGCGGCGGGTTCCACGTCGTCCGGTTCGACAACCGCGACGTCGGTCTGTCGTCCTATTTGGACGATCTTCCCGCGCCGGATCTGGCCGCGCTCGCCGCGGGTGATCCGGCCACCGCGCCGTACCTGCTGTCCGATCTCGCCGCCGACGTCACCGGGCTGTTCGACGCGCTCGGGTTCGGCCGCGCGCACGTCGTCGGCGCGTCGATGGGCGGGATGATCGTGCAGCAGCTCGCGATCGACTCGCCGGAGCGGCTGCTCAGCCTGACGTCGATCATGTCCACCACCGGGGATCCCTCGGTCGGGCACGCCGAGCCCGCCGCGCTCGCCGGGCTGACGCGGCCACCGGCCGCCACCCGGGAGCAGGCGATCGAAGACGGTGTCGCATGGTTCAAGCTCGTCGGTTCGCCCGGTCACCCGTCCGACGAGGAATTCCTGCGGATGAAGGCCACCCGGAACCACGACCGCGCGAATCACCCCGCGGGAGCGTTGCGGCAGGCCGCCGCCATCGTCGCTTCGGGTGACCGCACGGCGAAACTGCGCAAGGTGCGGGTCCCGGCGCTCGTCATCCACGGCGAAAGCGATCCGCTGATCAACGTCAGCGGCGGGAAGGCGACCGCGGAAGCGATCCCGGACGCCGAACTGCTGTTGTTCCCCGGGATGGGGCACGAACTGCCGCGGCAGCTGTGGCCCGCGATCGCCGGCGCGATCGTCGCGCACGCGCGGAAGGCCTGA
- a CDS encoding sensor histidine kinase produces the protein MILALVGHTLSVRRRIVTLTVLAAVLAITLFGAPLAVAVARFHEGNSTHDLERVADTVVLDVTGDLANGRVPELRPIKPDKDRIRGIRVAVYTPTGRLLAGNGPPSEDRYVREAHYTDMATGTRDDEVVLAVPVLSGQSLVGVVRAAHPRSELDAQIRLTWIKMIVLAGLAIGASWLIGRRIATRLARPLEDLAATAERLGEGDFTVRARRTGVREIDQVAEALDVTSERIGETLERERTFSSDASHQLRTPLTGLRLQLEAALESPDRDPYATIRDGIASADRLERTIDDLLALAKQTRAPRALLDLGKLFEEVRQTWHGLLAGRGRALRISGRDALPARAADAAVRQVLAVLLDNAATHGRGTVSVLARDAGDALAIDVSDEGTIPDGRDPFATADRTEDHEGNGIGLRLARSLAEAEGGRLRLTSPSPTTFTLLLPAERPTPKKEGPGLAS, from the coding sequence GTGATCCTCGCGCTCGTCGGCCACACTCTGTCCGTGCGCCGCCGGATCGTCACTCTCACCGTGCTGGCCGCGGTGCTGGCGATCACCCTGTTCGGGGCGCCGCTGGCCGTCGCGGTCGCGAGGTTCCACGAGGGCAACTCGACCCACGACCTCGAACGGGTCGCCGACACCGTCGTGCTCGACGTGACCGGCGATCTCGCCAACGGCCGGGTCCCGGAGCTCCGGCCGATCAAACCGGACAAGGACCGCATCCGCGGGATCAGGGTCGCGGTCTACACCCCGACCGGCAGGCTCCTGGCAGGCAACGGCCCGCCCAGTGAAGACCGCTACGTCCGCGAAGCGCACTACACCGACATGGCGACCGGGACCCGCGACGACGAGGTCGTCCTGGCCGTCCCCGTGCTCAGCGGGCAGTCGCTGGTCGGCGTGGTCCGCGCCGCCCACCCCCGGTCCGAACTGGACGCCCAGATCCGGCTGACCTGGATCAAGATGATCGTCCTCGCCGGGCTCGCGATCGGGGCCAGCTGGCTGATCGGGCGCCGGATCGCGACCCGGCTGGCGCGGCCGCTGGAGGATCTGGCCGCCACCGCCGAACGCCTCGGCGAGGGTGACTTCACCGTGCGCGCCCGCCGGACGGGTGTCCGCGAGATCGATCAGGTCGCCGAAGCGCTGGACGTCACGTCCGAGCGGATCGGCGAGACGCTGGAACGCGAGCGGACCTTCTCCTCCGACGCCTCCCACCAGCTGCGGACGCCGCTGACCGGCCTGCGCCTGCAACTCGAGGCGGCGCTGGAGAGCCCCGATCGCGACCCCTACGCGACGATCCGCGACGGCATCGCGTCGGCCGACCGCCTGGAACGCACCATCGACGACCTGCTGGCGCTGGCCAAGCAGACCAGGGCCCCCCGAGCGCTGCTCGACCTGGGCAAACTCTTCGAAGAGGTCCGGCAGACCTGGCACGGACTGCTCGCCGGGCGTGGCCGGGCGCTGCGGATCAGCGGACGCGATGCCCTCCCCGCGCGGGCGGCGGACGCGGCGGTGCGGCAGGTGCTCGCCGTACTGCTGGACAACGCGGCGACCCACGGACGCGGCACGGTCTCCGTCCTCGCACGCGACGCCGGGGACGCGCTCGCCATCGACGTGAGCGACGAGGGCACCATCCCGGACGGTCGCGATCCGTTCGCGACCGCCGACCGGACCGAGGACCACGAAGGCAACGGGATCGGGTTGCGGCTGGCGCGGAGCCTTGCCGAGGCGGAGGGCGGACGGCTGCGGCTGACCAGTCCGTCGCCGACGACGTTCACGCTGCTTCTGCCAGCCGAACGTCCCACGCCGAAAAAAGAAGGCCCGGGCCTGGCGAGCTAG
- a CDS encoding carotenoid oxygenase family protein: MASTSEHPVLVAAATGESEVNPYLMGVYAPVGEEIDASDLEVVGEIPADLNGVYLRNGPNPRFAPEGRYHWFDGDGMIHAVHLENGKARYRNRWIRTKAFEAESAAGKALWKGVMESPEGNPFGNTHGVNVKDSANTDLIFHRGKVLSTWYLCGTPYAVDPLSLKTLGAEDFLGTLVGDMMAHPKVDERTGELFWFDYGPRPPYLRYGVISADGKVASTTEIELLGPRLPHDMAITENHAVLMDLPLVQDMEAARNGRHKLFFDRSLPSRFGVLPRYGNGSQIRWFEASPCYIYHVVNSWEQGEEVVLDVCRVQRPRPRADALTPLAKMLSYLRLDASLHRYRFNLRTGQCLENQLDDDNTEFPSVDSRVAGGRNRFSYAVHISPDATLKFDGLVCYDNRAGTKTEHRFGPGRWGSEAPFAPRDGAAADSDDGYLVTFVQDEREGRSELDVFDAADLAAGPVARVLLPQRVPLGFHATWVRADQLEPSRSR, translated from the coding sequence ATGGCCAGTACCTCCGAGCACCCGGTGCTGGTGGCGGCCGCCACCGGCGAATCCGAGGTCAACCCGTACCTGATGGGCGTCTACGCCCCGGTGGGGGAAGAGATCGACGCGAGCGATCTCGAGGTGGTCGGCGAGATCCCCGCGGATCTGAACGGCGTGTACCTGCGCAACGGGCCGAACCCGCGATTCGCGCCGGAAGGGCGCTACCACTGGTTCGACGGCGACGGCATGATCCACGCCGTCCACCTGGAGAACGGCAAGGCCCGCTACCGCAACCGCTGGATCCGCACCAAGGCCTTCGAGGCCGAATCCGCGGCGGGCAAGGCGCTCTGGAAGGGCGTCATGGAGTCGCCCGAAGGCAACCCGTTCGGCAACACGCATGGCGTGAACGTCAAGGACAGCGCCAACACCGACCTGATCTTCCATCGCGGCAAGGTGCTCTCCACCTGGTACCTGTGCGGCACGCCGTACGCGGTCGACCCGCTGTCGCTGAAGACACTGGGCGCGGAGGACTTCCTCGGCACGCTGGTGGGCGACATGATGGCCCATCCGAAGGTCGACGAGCGCACCGGTGAGCTGTTCTGGTTCGACTACGGGCCGCGACCGCCGTACCTGCGTTACGGCGTGATCAGTGCGGACGGCAAGGTCGCGAGCACGACCGAGATCGAACTCCTCGGTCCGCGCCTGCCGCACGACATGGCGATCACCGAGAACCACGCCGTACTGATGGATCTGCCGCTGGTCCAGGACATGGAGGCGGCGCGGAACGGGCGGCACAAGTTGTTCTTCGACCGCTCACTGCCCAGCCGGTTCGGGGTGCTGCCTCGCTACGGTAACGGTAGTCAGATTCGCTGGTTCGAAGCCAGCCCCTGCTACATCTATCACGTCGTCAATTCCTGGGAGCAGGGCGAGGAAGTCGTCCTCGACGTCTGCCGCGTGCAGCGGCCGCGACCGCGTGCCGACGCGCTCACCCCGCTCGCCAAGATGCTGTCGTACCTGCGGCTGGACGCTTCGCTTCACCGCTACCGGTTCAACCTGCGGACCGGGCAGTGCCTGGAGAACCAGCTCGACGATGACAACACCGAATTTCCGTCCGTCGACTCGAGGGTGGCCGGCGGCCGGAATCGCTTCTCCTACGCGGTGCACATCTCGCCGGACGCGACGCTCAAGTTCGACGGCCTGGTGTGCTACGACAATCGTGCCGGCACCAAGACCGAACACCGTTTCGGCCCGGGCCGGTGGGGCAGTGAGGCGCCGTTCGCACCCCGCGACGGCGCGGCCGCCGATTCCGACGACGGCTATCTGGTGACCTTCGTCCAGGACGAGCGTGAGGGGCGCTCGGAGCTGGACGTTTTCGACGCCGCCGATCTCGCTGCCGGACCCGTGGCCAGGGTTCTGTTGCCCCAGCGTGTCCCGCTCGGTTTTCACGCGACCTGGGTCCGGGCGGACCAGCTGGAACCTTCCCGTAGCCGATGA